The proteins below are encoded in one region of Tessaracoccus aquimaris:
- a CDS encoding polysaccharide biosynthesis tyrosine autokinase has translation MVTPILEGLDPLHPADTPAIRSPLTPRSGPKSPYTSSASLFLSIRSAGTVGELQAGSNYAANQVQSFAKVAKSGFVLTPVIEDLQLSVTPEQLARRVAVTIPAQTATMDLAVTADSPEEAARIAHAITERLIVAVDELSPPGADGQKPVVATVIRQPLVPTAPTSPKPLQNLAIGGLVGLLLGAGQALLRDVLNTVVRSRRDIEQVSDQAILGAIPLDESGDVLVLNSDPHGLRAEAYRSMRTNLQFLALDKGGRSIVVTSSVPGEGKTSTAINLAATLAAAGEKVLLIDADLRRPRVAAQLQLEGAVGLTTVLIGDARLGDVVQPYGRTPLDVLTAGRVPPNPAELLGHTRMRALLEDASKLYDTVIIDSPPLLPVTDAAVLAGETAGVLVVVGSGIVRRPELTASLEVLERVEARVLGLVFNRVKRSEGEAYGYRHSYYSDHPRAAPKKGDRKSKKRRARAEVAA, from the coding sequence GTGGTAACCCCGATTCTTGAGGGCCTCGACCCCCTTCACCCCGCCGACACGCCCGCCATCCGATCCCCGCTCACCCCACGCTCAGGTCCGAAGAGCCCGTATACCTCGTCGGCGTCGCTGTTCCTGTCGATTCGTTCTGCAGGAACGGTCGGGGAGTTGCAGGCGGGGTCGAACTATGCCGCGAACCAGGTCCAGTCGTTCGCCAAGGTGGCGAAGAGCGGCTTTGTACTCACTCCCGTCATTGAGGACCTTCAACTCTCCGTGACGCCCGAACAACTGGCGCGACGCGTGGCGGTCACCATTCCGGCTCAGACCGCGACCATGGACCTTGCTGTGACCGCCGACTCGCCGGAGGAGGCGGCTCGAATCGCTCACGCGATCACTGAACGGCTCATTGTCGCGGTAGACGAGTTGTCGCCGCCTGGGGCCGACGGGCAGAAGCCCGTTGTGGCGACCGTCATTCGTCAACCGCTGGTGCCGACGGCCCCGACCAGTCCCAAGCCCCTCCAGAATCTTGCGATCGGTGGCCTGGTCGGCCTCCTGCTTGGCGCGGGGCAGGCACTGCTTCGGGACGTTCTCAACACGGTGGTGCGCTCTCGGCGCGACATCGAGCAGGTGAGCGACCAGGCGATCCTCGGTGCGATCCCGCTCGACGAGAGCGGGGACGTGCTCGTCCTCAACTCCGACCCGCACGGGTTGCGGGCGGAGGCGTACCGGAGCATGCGGACCAACCTGCAGTTCCTGGCACTCGACAAGGGCGGGCGGTCCATCGTCGTCACGTCCAGCGTTCCTGGGGAGGGGAAGACCAGCACGGCCATCAACCTTGCCGCGACCCTTGCCGCTGCCGGGGAGAAGGTGCTGCTCATCGACGCGGACCTCAGGCGGCCGCGGGTGGCCGCGCAACTCCAGTTGGAGGGCGCCGTCGGGCTGACTACTGTGTTGATCGGCGATGCGCGACTCGGGGATGTGGTGCAGCCGTACGGTCGCACGCCGCTGGACGTGCTCACCGCCGGTCGCGTGCCGCCTAACCCCGCCGAGTTGCTTGGTCATACGCGCATGAGGGCGCTCCTCGAGGACGCGTCAAAGCTCTACGACACCGTGATCATCGACTCGCCGCCGTTGCTGCCGGTCACTGACGCCGCCGTCCTGGCGGGAGAGACCGCCGGTGTGCTTGTCGTCGTGGGCAGTGGGATCGTGAGGCGGCCCGAGTTGACGGCCTCGCTTGAGGTTCTTGAGCGCGTCGAGGCAAGGGTTCTGGGGCTCGTCTTCAACAGGGTTAAGCGCAGCGAGGGTGAGGCCTACGGATATCGGCACTCCTACTACAGCGACCACCCGAGGGCGGCGCCGAAGAAGGGTGATCGCAAGTCCAAGAAGCGCCGAGCGCGGGCAGAGGTGGCTGCGTGA